One Cohnella candidum genomic region harbors:
- a CDS encoding diphthine--ammonia ligase, translated as MKKRVALSWSGGKDSCMALDRLVKDGHEVACLLTTLPADIGRTFGHGERAERIGEQADALGLPVEWIACTFAGYTEDYVRTLKELKAKYQLEAVAFGDLFLEEHREWGTGAASAAGLEALYPLWMEPSGTRDALLTFVESGYRAVVIRVRDGALTEDWLGREVDRSFYEDIAMENVCPMGEGGEYHTFVYDGPLFRRPVPFRKGEVLQLETTKRLEHHG; from the coding sequence GTGAAAAAGAGAGTCGCGCTCTCCTGGAGCGGGGGCAAAGACAGCTGCATGGCGCTCGACCGTCTCGTCAAAGACGGTCACGAAGTCGCCTGCCTGTTGACGACGCTGCCGGCCGACATCGGCCGCACGTTCGGCCACGGGGAGAGGGCGGAGCGGATCGGGGAACAAGCGGACGCGCTCGGACTCCCGGTCGAGTGGATTGCTTGCACGTTCGCCGGCTATACGGAAGATTACGTTCGGACACTTAAGGAATTGAAAGCAAAGTATCAGTTGGAGGCCGTCGCATTCGGCGATCTCTTCCTGGAGGAGCATCGCGAATGGGGAACGGGCGCAGCTTCCGCCGCCGGCTTAGAGGCGTTGTATCCGTTGTGGATGGAGCCTTCCGGAACCCGGGACGCCCTGCTAACTTTCGTGGAGTCGGGCTACCGTGCGGTCGTCATTCGGGTACGCGACGGCGCGCTGACCGAGGATTGGCTGGGGCGCGAGGTGGACCGGTCCTTCTACGAAGATATCGCCATGGAAAACGTATGCCCGATGGGAGAAGGCGGGGAATACCACACTTTCGTCTACGACGGGCCGCTTTTCCGCCGCCCGGTTCCGTTTCGCAAAGGCGAGGTCCTGCAACTGGAAACGACCAAACGGCTGGAGCACCACGGATAA
- a CDS encoding helix-turn-helix transcriptional regulator, translating into MKADRLLSILMWLQTNGRATARELAARLEVSERTVHRDMETLGMAGIPVVADRGYRGGWSLPEGYRSRLTGMTADEISSLLLLGTSSVVKDLGLTDSAQAAFRKLLAALPASVRENAEIARQRIHVDGAGWRPPAGSSSADAERLSIIQQAVWEERTLRILYRAVVADMDKERVVAPLGLVAKQSVWYMIAIADGDMRTYRISRLSAVTLLDERFERPDGFELAAYWEQSTERFRATLPRYPARVRVSEARWPRFAAERYVYLQGERLPVDGWIEADVEFHTLDSACGIMLSYGKHAEALEPEELRLAVRSELQALGELYGI; encoded by the coding sequence TTGAAAGCGGACCGGCTGTTATCGATCCTTATGTGGCTGCAGACAAACGGACGGGCGACGGCCAGAGAGCTCGCCGCCCGGCTTGAGGTCTCGGAAAGAACCGTCCACCGCGACATGGAGACGCTGGGCATGGCGGGCATCCCGGTTGTAGCGGATCGCGGTTACCGCGGCGGTTGGTCGCTGCCGGAAGGATACCGTTCCCGGTTGACCGGGATGACGGCGGACGAAATATCTTCGTTGCTGCTGCTCGGCACTTCCAGTGTGGTGAAGGATCTGGGTTTGACCGACAGCGCGCAGGCCGCGTTCCGCAAGCTGCTGGCGGCGCTGCCCGCATCCGTTCGCGAGAATGCGGAGATCGCCCGCCAGCGGATTCACGTCGACGGAGCCGGTTGGCGCCCGCCCGCGGGTTCTTCCTCCGCCGACGCCGAGCGCCTTTCCATCATCCAGCAGGCGGTGTGGGAGGAGAGAACGCTTCGGATCCTCTACCGTGCGGTCGTCGCTGATATGGACAAAGAGCGTGTCGTCGCTCCTTTGGGCTTGGTGGCCAAACAGAGCGTTTGGTATATGATCGCGATCGCGGACGGCGATATGCGCACGTACCGGATTTCCCGGCTGTCCGCGGTTACGCTGCTCGATGAGCGCTTCGAACGGCCTGACGGGTTCGAGTTGGCGGCATATTGGGAGCAATCGACGGAGCGGTTTCGGGCGACTTTACCGCGGTATCCCGCTCGGGTGAGGGTGTCCGAAGCCAGGTGGCCCCGTTTTGCGGCAGAAAGGTATGTGTACTTGCAGGGGGAGAGATTGCCGGTGGACGGCTGGATCGAGGCGGACGTCGAGTTCCATACGCTCGACTCCGCCTGCGGCATCATGCTCAGCTACGGAAAGCACGCGGAAGCGTTGGAGCCGGAAGAGCTGCGGCTCGCTGTTCGCTCGGAACTTCAAGCGCTTGGCGAGCTCTATGGCATATGA
- a CDS encoding L,D-transpeptidase gives MPNYRIIVDLSDRRLYLLDGDAVVRSFPVGIGRIAAATPTGRLHIVNKSPNPGGPFGVMWMGLSKPHYGIHGTNDPSSIGKMVSHGCIRMYNQDVLALSRLVPVGTSVTIRN, from the coding sequence ATGCCGAATTACCGCATTATCGTCGACTTGTCGGACAGAAGGCTCTACTTGCTGGACGGCGACGCGGTCGTCCGGTCGTTTCCCGTCGGTATCGGACGCATCGCGGCGGCGACGCCGACCGGCAGGCTGCACATCGTGAACAAATCGCCGAATCCGGGCGGCCCATTCGGGGTCATGTGGATGGGACTTTCCAAGCCGCATTACGGCATCCACGGCACGAACGACCCGTCATCGATTGGCAAAATGGTGTCCCATGGCTGCATCCGAATGTACAACCAAGACGTTCTGGCGCTCTCCCGGCTCGTTCCCGTAGGGACGTCGGTCACCATACGCAATTGA
- a CDS encoding 2-dehydropantoate 2-reductase, whose translation MKILIAGAGAVGGYAAARMLEAGADVTLLVRENRKRLLEENGLTVISPVGNFSGKPKVITAGEAAGPYDLIVVAMKAYGLEQALEDLRPYAGENTALLPFLNGIRHMDLITASFPGRPLLGGVARIETTLDEQGRIVHFSPMQSFTYGRYGDMTDERYAELRTELSKIPLLREHDDIVRDLWEKYMFISVMSGLTTLFDATVGEIRDAAGMVPFERFSAEAANTIAAAGGRLGDGIRERQLQAIAGMAPGSTTSMLRDMRQGLPTESRHIQGYLLELAGRHGIDTPLLETAYHKLSIYENAKRTR comes from the coding sequence GTGAAAATATTGATCGCCGGAGCCGGTGCGGTCGGCGGCTATGCGGCAGCCAGGATGCTCGAAGCGGGCGCCGACGTTACGCTGCTCGTCCGGGAGAACCGGAAAAGGCTTTTGGAGGAAAACGGGCTTACGGTGATAAGCCCGGTCGGCAACTTCTCGGGCAAGCCCAAGGTGATCACGGCGGGTGAGGCGGCCGGTCCTTATGATCTCATCGTCGTCGCCATGAAAGCTTACGGCTTGGAGCAGGCGCTCGAGGACCTGCGGCCTTATGCCGGCGAAAACACGGCGCTGCTGCCTTTCCTGAACGGCATCCGGCATATGGACTTGATCACGGCGAGCTTCCCTGGCCGCCCGCTGCTCGGCGGCGTCGCCCGGATCGAAACGACGTTGGACGAGCAGGGACGGATTGTCCATTTTAGTCCCATGCAATCGTTCACCTATGGGCGTTACGGGGATATGACCGATGAACGCTACGCGGAGCTGCGGACGGAGTTGTCGAAAATCCCGCTATTACGGGAGCATGACGACATCGTACGGGATTTGTGGGAAAAGTATATGTTCATCAGCGTCATGTCCGGCTTGACCACGCTGTTCGACGCGACGGTCGGCGAAATTCGCGACGCCGCGGGAATGGTGCCGTTCGAGCGGTTTTCGGCGGAAGCGGCGAATACGATTGCGGCCGCCGGCGGCAGACTGGGGGACGGCATCCGGGAGCGCCAGCTGCAGGCGATTGCCGGGATGGCGCCCGGCAGCACGACTTCAATGCTTCGTGACATGCGCCAGGGACTGCCGACGGAAAGCCGGCACATTCAAGGTTACCTGCTGGAGCTGGCAGGTCGGCACGGAATCGACACTCCATTGCTGGAGACGGCCTACCATAAGCTCTCGATCTACGAGAACGCAAAACGGACCCGCTAG